The genomic window CCTGTATGTATTTTTTGGGGGAATAATTGTTGGTTTGGTTCTAGGAATAATCATCATTAACATTCGGATCCGATTCATTAAGGCTCATGTTGATACACCTTCAGTCATGGTCCCTTATACGTTAATGACGCCTTTTGTAGTTTACTTAGCAGCTGAAGCAGTCGGAGTTTCGGGAATTTTAGCAGTCGTCGTCACTGGATTGCTCCACGGCGTCCAACAAAACCGTCTGCGACTAACTTCTTCAAGGCTTCAAATTGCCATGACTACAACTTGGTCTGTTGTGGCCAGTGCCCTAAACGGTATCGTCTTTGTTCTACTAGGTTTGTCATTGCCAATTGTCATCAAGGACTTGTCGCATAATGACACCGGATCAGTTATTACCTTAGTTGGCGTTGGTATCCTACTATATTTAGTCATGACGCTATTAAGATTTCTGTGGGTCCAATTCGACTTTGCCAGAATTCGTTCCTGGAACAAGCATGACAAATTGATGAATAGCATCGTTATGGCTCTTAGCGGCGTTCACGGGACCATTACCTTGTCATTGGCGTTCTCATTGCCATTAACGCTCCACGGGCACGCATTTACCTTTAGAAACGATTTGATTTTTATTTCAGCAGTCGTTATTTTAACTAGTTTACTAATTCCAACAATAATTCTGCCGTTAATGTTGCCAAATAAAGTCAGCAAATATTCTGAAGACGAATTGGTATCAGTCAAAAGCAAAATGGTCGATGATGCCATAAATACCCTATTAGCAAAAAATTCGAAGTCCCCAGCTGTCAGCCAAGTCATCAGCGTACTTGATGGTCAGAGGATCGTTGAGCGTCGCGCCGATAGAAACAAACTGGCAGAAATATTCAATCATTGTTTTGAAATTGAAGAAACGACGGTTGAAAAAATGTATGACGAACAAGGAATCACTCAGTCCTTGTTTGAAGCTTATATGCGAGTCGCTCAGACCACGGTTCAGCAATATCAAAAACAAGGCTGGGAAAAATTCCATTGGTTCTGGCGTTTTCAGATTGTTAGTCGACTATTCTTCACTAAAGAAGGTCGGGCATCTAGAAAAATGCGCAAACAAATGCGTCCGGCATCGATCGATCCTGATAAAGCCATGGAGATCAATCGTCAATTCTGGCAAAAAATCGCCAAGATCGAAACCGAACCATATAACAAGGTGGTCACTTATTTAAGCGAAATTTACAACGATGATAATTCTCGTGAAATTGGGATCGCTCGTCGTGCTTATGACGAAAGACATCGTCGCTTAAACTCAAATGAGCAATTCGTAGCCGAACAAAATGAGTTATTGATCCAAGCATTCCAACAGGAATACAACTTTGTTTACGCTCAATCTACTGCGAAAAAAATCAATGCAGCCTTGAGCAACGCTTTGTATGAACAAATTTCAACTGACCAATTAGTCTACACGCAATCGGTCGGGCCATCAGATTAAACTAAAAAATCACTGTTCGCGTTTTGCTGAACAGTGATTTTTTCTTATTATTAATATGGTGTCATGGAATTTAAATATGTCAGACTATCGACAGTCTCGGAACTGATCCATTCATCAGTCGCAACACGATAATAATGCATTGGCGATACTGCTCCTGGAGAATAAACCGCAATCGAACGATCAGTTTGCCAACTTGATCCAGAAGCAACATTGCGTCCGGAGATTTTATTGAAGTTATGGTCATACAGTGGTGCAGGCGTTGACGTTGAGACTTTGGCGATTCCCTTGTAAGTATCATAAAGATAACCATCTGAAGCAGGCATGTACTCATCAGTCGAAACTTGGAAATAAGTAGAATCGTCATTTCTGAATAATTCCGAACCCACACGCCAACTAGTTCCATTGCCTAATCCCCGATTAGATAATTTTCCAGCTTTGCTGTACAACTTGGCAGTCGGAACAGTAACTTGAACTGCTTTGTTTTCAGTCGGAGTGATCGTCTTAATGGGACTGACTTGTGTTGAGACGACCGTCGTCGATTGGTCATCATTGTTATCAGAAGCAGCTAAAACGTTGTTAGAAAGAATTGTGCCACTTCCAACTGTGAACAATAAACCTAAGATCATACTCTTTGTAAATTTATTCATTATACTTCCCCCCACTGCCTATTTTTCCACTATTCATAAAAATGTCCAATCAGACGATAAATTGATCGATAAACAAAAAAAGTGTGAGAATTTAATTTCTCACACTTTTTGTTATTTACCCAAAGCGTCTTTTGTCCGCTTGGTATCACGTTTTAAGATTGGTCCTAAATACTGACCTGTGTAGCTCTTTTTAACATTAGCAATGTGTTCCGGAGTTCCGGTAGCGACGATCTTGCCGCCGCCTTCGCCACCTTCAGGACCAAGATCAATATCCCAGTCAGCTGACTTGATGACATCCAAATTGTGTTCAATTACTAAAACCGTATTACCTTCATCGACCAAACGTTGTAAAACATCCAACAAGCGCTTGATATCGTCAGTATGAAGACCTGTCGTTGGTTCATCAAGAATATAGAAGTTGTTACCACTAGACTTCTTATACAATTCTGAAGCTAGCTTCATTCTTTGAGCTTCACCACCAGATAATTGAGTGGCAGATTGGCCTAATGAAACGTATCCTAATCCAACATCAACGATTGTCTGTAACTTACGTTTGATACGTGGAATATTGCTGAAGAAATCTAATGCTTCAGCGACTTTCATATCTAAAACTTGCGAAATATTCTTCCCCTTGTAAGTTACTTCCAAAGTTTCAGAATTGTAACGAGTACCATGACAAACTTCGCAAGGTACGTAAACGTCTGGTAAAAAGTTCATTTCGATCTTAATAATTCCGTCTCCACGACAATTTTCACAACGTCCGCCCTTAATATTGAATGAGAATCTGCCCTTCTTGTAACCACGAAGTTTAGCTTCATTCGTTTGAGCGAATAAGTCACGAATATCATCAAAAACACCGGTATAAGTTGCTGGGTTACTTCTTGGCGTACGTCCAATTGGACTCTGATCAATGGCGATCATCTTGTCTAATTTTTCGTAACCTTTGATGGTCTTATACTTGCCTGGTTTTTGAGAATTATGATTCATCTTCTGTGCCAAAGCACGTTTAAGGATCATATTAACTAACGTTGACTTACCGGAACCTGAGACTCCTGTGACGGCAATAAATTTGCCTAGTGGGAATTTCACATCCAAATTCTTCAAGTTATTCTCAGCTGCACCAGTCACTTCGATAAAGCTGCCGTTTCCATCACGACGTTCTAGTGGTACTGGTACAAACTTTTTGCCGGAAAGATATTGTCCTGTCAGGGACTTAGGATTCTTTTCGACTTCTTCTGGTGTCCCGGCAGCCACAATCTGACCACCGTTTTCTCCCGCTCCAGGTCCGACATCGATCAGGTAGTCGGCTGCACGCATCGTGTCCTCATCGTGCTCGACAACAATCAAAGTGTTGCCTAGATCACGCATCTTCTTGAGTGAGCTGATCAACCGATCGTTATCACGTTGATGCAATCCAATTGATGGTTCATCCAAAATGTACATGACACCTGATAAATTCGAACCGATCTGCGTTGCTAAACGAATCCGTTGTGCTTCACCACCGGAAAGAGTTCCGGCTGAACGTGACAGCGTTAAATAATCCAAACCAACGTTGATCAAGAAGGCCAAACGATCACGGACTTCCTTCAAGATTGGTTTAGCAATCACAGTATTTTGTTCTCCCAGTTTAACCGATTTGAAAAATGGGAGTGAGTCTTTGATTGAAAGATCTGAAGCTTCAGCGATATCCTTGCCTTCAATTTTGACAGCTAATGCTTGACGATTTAAACGCTTGCCATGACAAACTGGACAAGTCAATTCAGTCATGTACTTACGCATAACTTCACGTGTAAAATCGCTGTTCGTTTCGTGATAACGACGGTTGATGTTAGGAATAACCCCTTCAAATGGCACATCGACATCACGAACGCTTCCAAAATCATTCTCATAGTGGAAATGGAATGTTTTGCCATTTGAACCATGCAAAATGATATCTTGGTCTT from Companilactobacillus sp. includes these protein-coding regions:
- a CDS encoding cation:proton antiporter, giving the protein METFFLIFILIIAVIVTNALYTKFKLFPVAFLQIAAGLILSILPVFRHFELEPEIFMLVIISMLMFNDGQNTNLSRLTRHMGTTFSLAVELVIITILIVGFLTHWLIPSISLALAFALGAIIVPTDAVAVSSITTKVLVPKDVMNTLENESLFNDASGIVALNLAIAAVVTGQFSLWHGIGNFLYVFFGGIIVGLVLGIIIINIRIRFIKAHVDTPSVMVPYTLMTPFVVYLAAEAVGVSGILAVVVTGLLHGVQQNRLRLTSSRLQIAMTTTWSVVASALNGIVFVLLGLSLPIVIKDLSHNDTGSVITLVGVGILLYLVMTLLRFLWVQFDFARIRSWNKHDKLMNSIVMALSGVHGTITLSLAFSLPLTLHGHAFTFRNDLIFISAVVILTSLLIPTIILPLMLPNKVSKYSEDELVSVKSKMVDDAINTLLAKNSKSPAVSQVISVLDGQRIVERRADRNKLAEIFNHCFEIEETTVEKMYDEQGITQSLFEAYMRVAQTTVQQYQKQGWEKFHWFWRFQIVSRLFFTKEGRASRKMRKQMRPASIDPDKAMEINRQFWQKIAKIETEPYNKVVTYLSEIYNDDNSREIGIARRAYDERHRRLNSNEQFVAEQNELLIQAFQQEYNFVYAQSTAKKINAALSNALYEQISTDQLVYTQSVGPSD
- the uvrA gene encoding excinuclease ABC subunit UvrA, whose amino-acid sequence is MLNDKIVIHGARAHNLKNINVTIPRDKLVVMTGLSGSGKSSLAFDTLYAEGQRRYVESLSSYARQFLGQMDKPDVDSIDGLSPAISIDQKTTSKNPRSTVGTVTEINDYLRLLWARVGTPICPNDGTVITSQSAQQMVDSILKLDEGTKLQVLSPVIRAKKGQHKKALAQIQKQGYVRVRIDGEIHDISEDIELEKNKKHDIDVIVDRIVINDHIKSRLTDSVEAALRLSDGYMNADVIGGEMMVFSEKNSCPLCGFTVGELEPRLFSFNAPFGACEACDGLGMKLEVDQDLVIPDPSKTLKEGAIQPWNPISSQYYPEMLAQAAKEFKIDMDTPFEKLSKKDQDIILHGSNGKTFHFHYENDFGSVRDVDVPFEGVIPNINRRYHETNSDFTREVMRKYMTELTCPVCHGKRLNRQALAVKIEGKDIAEASDLSIKDSLPFFKSVKLGEQNTVIAKPILKEVRDRLAFLINVGLDYLTLSRSAGTLSGGEAQRIRLATQIGSNLSGVMYILDEPSIGLHQRDNDRLISSLKKMRDLGNTLIVVEHDEDTMRAADYLIDVGPGAGENGGQIVAAGTPEEVEKNPKSLTGQYLSGKKFVPVPLERRDGNGSFIEVTGAAENNLKNLDVKFPLGKFIAVTGVSGSGKSTLVNMILKRALAQKMNHNSQKPGKYKTIKGYEKLDKMIAIDQSPIGRTPRSNPATYTGVFDDIRDLFAQTNEAKLRGYKKGRFSFNIKGGRCENCRGDGIIKIEMNFLPDVYVPCEVCHGTRYNSETLEVTYKGKNISQVLDMKVAEALDFFSNIPRIKRKLQTIVDVGLGYVSLGQSATQLSGGEAQRMKLASELYKKSSGNNFYILDEPTTGLHTDDIKRLLDVLQRLVDEGNTVLVIEHNLDVIKSADWDIDLGPEGGEGGGKIVATGTPEHIANVKKSYTGQYLGPILKRDTKRTKDALGK